From one Eriocheir sinensis breed Jianghai 21 chromosome 60, ASM2467909v1, whole genome shotgun sequence genomic stretch:
- the LOC126985977 gene encoding uncharacterized protein LOC126985977 isoform X1 — protein MPSHYHSDYSFGSSGGGGGGGGGYRGSTSRMGATVDYGHHSMGGARGTGYSSGSSISASRYRDGGGGGGGGGGGMYGSGGGGGGGGDYGMSRGDRSGGGGGGGAGSGGGAGGLMPYPSSSYSGSLGRPGSPSLPSGGQGYSSSSSRPSYDAPPISRSTYGENTFSSRSSFDGGMSRSSYSAPSRSSYDKSSSSRSNYDSAPRPSYESSAPRPGYGGGASRPDYDSGGPARSRFDESAGPRGNYEEGAMSRPSYDDRPAPSYEGGAMSRSHFDTPEIPAHSGYNDGPPARPSYGGSRDPDPGYGGGFQDSNFGNGPGYGASSGGADYRDSMRDEPGYRGSSRGHDSSGGGSGMPYNRGHGLMGAWEDNAGPQIPPAAPAPPRDSHHSMPAPRGPGGGGGMMDRAPERDRGMDSLPPQRGSTDIIGAVNQLTQMANPESEIALNILNAVLRKPQPERRSRWDDEPAPKMRRSDWAGARDSHHGEAMRPPPQPRKFPPSDRHHARQTWEGQGSQQVWANRPVSLIAHEQYSRKVLKPRRGKARPETSREATRGPAKDQRRPRSDSETAATTPGTAQGHKGAASDPTQSASGEEMAVATVDSHIPPGIPARLYVPNDVLLCHMCDINKFGSVGTYLRHLELPEHYEASRAFHAVGAAVMELLLIEAKLASLRAGEPGYSQYHKCRRCQVFANLKEHNNSLEHLLVSHFMKVRCCKRPFATRAELEEHKLSLHHYRFVQKHGVAEPVLTKDEEAEKQRKEDEALQVLEEVHRKQVNKEEPPLTSATLPPFDPEKPVGLHLIHRRSFYKCAVCPENKLKLTNEMLVKTHFHSVTHHNNLNSYAREVFEAKRKLKEEKKALEEKKKEEEKKTTKAIEGKEEKDEKKVKTEEEKTKEEKDDAVKKEVKEEEEEEEMEHDGLPDDDVSMMELEAGEGEEQEEEEEDEGEEQEHQEGEKEEEEEEEEQEQQEEEEEKKADDVVEVPNGKDEGDRGAKVNGGVPAVKTSPAKTPAPPTAIKKPTPVSAKPTTPQAVPKPITQSTPKSTPQGILKPTTPQTAVGAKTTPQPSPAAKGGPQAAKTTPQTKPATPQSPGVKTPAQATAKALTPQSPQATKPATPQSPQVSKAATPMPPGVKGILRASPATRSTPQSPAATKTTPQSPAAAKVTPQTPAAAKVTPQSPAAAKVTPQSPAAAKVTPQSPAAAKVTPQSPAAAKTAPQPPPAAKTTPQSPPAAKTTPQAPAVTKTTPQAPAVTKTTPQAPAVTKTTPQAPAVTKTTPQAPAVTKTTPQAPAVTKTTPQAPAVTKPTPQAPAATKPTPQAPAATKPTPQAPAATKPTPQAPTPATKTPTSTPAATPTPVKATPTPSAIPAKSTPTTRGTAIRGTPRGRGRARGRGRGGNK, from the exons ATGCCGAGCCACTACCATTCAGACTACAGCTTCGGCTcttcaggaggagggggaggaggaggaggaggatacag GGGCAGCACCTCCAGAATGGGGGCCACGGTTGACTATGGCCACCACAGCATGGGAGGGGCTCGGGGCACTGGGTACTCCTCAGGGTCATCCATCTCTGCCTCAAG GTACCGTGATGGCGGCgggggaggtggcggtggcggcggtggcatgtacggcagtggtggaggtggcggaggaggcggTGACTATGGCATGAGCAGGGGTgaccgcagtggtggtggtggtggtggcggtgctggaagtggaggtggtgctggAGGCCTCATGCCGTATCCATCCTCATCCTACTCTGGCTCTCTGGGACGGCCGGGCAGCCCCAGCCTCCCCTCAGGCGGCCAGGGCTACTCCAGCTCATCGTCACGGCCGAGTTACGACGCACCGCCCATCTCTCGCTCCACGTACGGCGAAAACACCTTCTCCTCGCGCTCCTCCTTCGACGGTGGTATGTCACGCTCGTCGTACAGCGCCCCGTCACGATCCAGCTATGACAAGAGTTCATCGTCGCGGTCAAACTATGATTCTGCCCCCAGGCCAAGCTACGAAAGCTCTGCTCCTCGCCCTGGCTACGGCGGGGGTGCCTCTCGCCCTGACTACGACTCTGGGGGTCCCGCACGCTCCCGCTTCGATGAGAGTGCCGGGCCACGCGGGAACTACGAAGAAGGTGCCATGTCGCGGCCCAGCTATGATGACAGGCCTGCCCCAAGCTACGAAGGTGGTGCCATGTCTCGCTCACACTTCGACACACCCGAGATCCCTGCCCACTCCGGCTACAATGACGGCCCACCCGCCCGCCCCAGCTACGGCGGCTCTCGCGACCCTGATCCTGGCTATGGGGGCGGCTTCCAGGACTCAAACTTTGGCAACGGGCCGGGCTATGGTGCGTCATCCGGGGGCGCTGACTACAGGGACAGCATGAGGGATGAACCAGGCTACAGGGGCTCTAGCAGGGGCCATGACAGCTCTGGAGGTGGCTCTGGCATGCCCTATAAcag GGGCCACGGGTTAATGGGTGCTTGGGAGGACAATGCAGGGCCACAGATTCCCCCGGCGGCCCCAGCTCCACCCAGGGACAGCCACCACTCCATGCCAGCCCCCAGAGGTCCCGGCGGGGGTGGCGGCATGATGGACCGAGCACCAGAGAGGGACAGGGGCATGGACAGCCTTCCGCCACAACGTGGATCAACGGACATCATTGGGGCGGTGAACCAGCTGACGCAGATGGCCAACCCAGAGTCTGAGATTGCTCTGAATATCCTGAACGCTGTGCTGAGGAAG CCCCAGCCTGAGCGCCGATCCAGGTGGGATGACGAGCCAGCCCCTAAGATGAGGCGCAGTGACTGG GCTGGGGCCCGAGACTCTCACCACGGCGAAGCCATGcgtccgccgccacagccacgcaAGTTCCCCCCGTCGGACCGCCACCACGCCCGGCAGACCTGGGAGGGCCAGGGCTCCCAGCAGGTCTGGGCCAACCGCCCGGTGTCCCTCATTGCCCACGAACAGTACAGTCGGAAGGTTCTCAAGCCCAGGCGCGGCAAGGCCCGGCCAGAGACCAGCCGGGAGGCCACCCGGGGCCCCGCCAAGGACCAGCGCAGACCACGCAGCGACTCAGAGACAGCGGCCACCACGCCAGGGACGGCACAGGGCCACAAGGGGGCCGCCTCAGACCCCACCCAGAG TGCGTCGGGCGAGGAGATGGCCGTCGCTACGGTTGATTCCCACATCCCACCAGGCATCCCCGCG CGTCTGTATGTGCCCAACGATGTGCTTCTCTGCCACATGTGCGATATCAACAAATTCGGCAGCGTTGGG ACATACCTCCGCCACCTGGAGCTGCCCGAGCACTACGAGGCATCGCGTGCCTTCCATGCCGTGGGTGCCGCCGTCATGGAGCTGCTGCTCATCGAGGCAAAG CTGGCCTCCCTGCGTGCCGGCGAGCCTGGCTACTCCCAGTACCACAAGTGCCGTCGGTGCCAGGTGTTCGCCAACCTGAAGGAGCACAACAACAGTCTGGAGCACCTGCTGGTCTCACACTTCATGAAGGTGCGCTGCTGCAAGCGTCCCTTTGCCACGCGCGCCGAGCTGGAGGAGCACAAGCTGTCCCTCCACCACTACCGCTTTGTGCAGAAACACGGCGTGGCAGAGCCGGTGCTGACcaaggacgaggaggcggagaagCAGCGCAAGGAGGATGAGGCGCTGCAGGTGCTGGAGGAGGTGCACCGCAAGCAGGTCAACAAGGAGGAGCCGCCACTAACATCCGCCACCCTGCCGCCCTTTGACCCTGAGAAGCCtgtcg GCCTGCACCTCATCCACCGTCGGTCGTTCTACAAGTGTGCCGTGTGCCCTGAGAACAAGCTGAAGCTGACCAACGAGATGCTTGTCAAGACACACTTCCACTCCGTCACCCACCACAACAACCTCAACTCCTATGCTCGGGAGGTCTTT GAGGCTAAGAGgaagctgaaggaggagaagaaagccctggaggagaagaagaaggaggaggaaaagaagacgaccAAGgccatagaagggaaggaggagaaggacgagaagaaggtgaagacagaagaggaaaagacaaaggaggaaaag GATGATGCTGTGAAGAaggaagttaaggaggaggaggaggaggaggagatggagcatGATGGACTCCCAGATGATGACGTTTCGATGATGGAGTTGGAAGCTGGTGAAGgcgaggagcaagaagaggaagaggaggatgaaggagaggagcaggaacaccaggaaggagagaaggaggaggaggaggaggaggaagaacaagagcagcaggaggaggaggaggagaagaaagcagaTGATGTGGTGGAAGTTCCCAATGGAAAGGACGAGGGTGACAG GGGGGCCAAGGTGAACGGAGGAGTGCCAGCCGTCAAGACATCACCCGCCAAGACTCCAGCACCTCCAACAGCCATCAAGAAACCTACTCCAGTCTCTGCCAAACCCACTACTCCTCAAGCTGTCCCTAAACCCATCACACAAAGCACTCCCAAGTCCACTCCTCAAGGCATCCTCAAACCCACCACTCCCCAGACTGCCGTAGGAGCCAAGACCACACCCCAACCATCGCCTGCAGCTAAGGGTGGTCCACAAGCTGCCAAAACCACCCCACAAACCAAGCCTGCCACGCCGCAATCTCCCGGAGTCAAGACCCCGGCTCAAGCCACTGCCAAGGCCCTCACACCACAGTCACCGCAAGCCACGAAACCCgccacaccacagtcaccacaAGTCTCGAAAGCGGCCACACCGATGCCCCCAGGTGTGAAGGGGATACTGAGGGCCTCACCAGCGACCAGGAGCACTCCACAATCCCCTGCAGCTACCAAGACTACACCACAATCCCCTGCAGCTGCCAAGGTGACTCCACAAACCCCTGCAGCTGCCAAGGTGACTCCACAATCCCCTGCAGCTGCCAAGGTAACTCCACAATCCCCTGCAGCTGCCAAGGTAACTCCACAATCCCCTGCAGCTGCCAAGGTGACTCCACAATCCCCTGCAGCTGCCAAGACAGCTCCACAACCCCCTCCAGCTGCCAAGACAACTCCACAATCCCCTCCAGCTGCCAAGACAACTCCACAAGCACCAGCAGTGACCAAGACAACTCCACAAGCACCAGCAGTGACCAAGACAACTCCACAAGCGCCAGCAGTGACCAAGACCACTCCACAAGCCCCAGCAGTGACCAAGACCACTCCACAAGCACCAGCAGTGACCAAGACCACTCCACAAGCCCCAGCAGTGACCAAGACCACTCCACAAGCCCCAGCTGTGACCAAACCCACTCCACAAGCCCCAGCAGCGACCAAACCCACTCCACAAGCCCCAGCAGCGACCAAACCCACTCCACAAGCCCCAGCAGCGACAAAACCCACTCCACAAGCACCCACACCAGCTACAAAGACCCCGACATCAACCCCAgcagccacacccacacccgtCAAGGCTACACCCACTCCCTCGGCCATCCCTGCCAAGTCCACGCCCACGACCAGAGGCACAGCGATCCGAGGCACACCCCGCGGCAGAGGCAGGGCTCGTGGGCGCGGCCGTGGcggaaataaataa
- the LOC126985977 gene encoding uncharacterized protein LOC126985977 isoform X5 produces the protein MPSHYHSDYSFGSSGGGGGGGGGYRGSTSRMGATVDYGHHSMGGARGTGYSSGSSISASRYRDGGGGGGGGGGGMYGSGGGGGGGGDYGMSRGDRSGGGGGGGAGSGGGAGGLMPYPSSSYSGSLGRPGSPSLPSGGQGYSSSSSRPSYDAPPISRSTYGENTFSSRSSFDGGMSRSSYSAPSRSSYDKSSSSRSNYDSAPRPSYESSAPRPGYGGGASRPDYDSGGPARSRFDESAGPRGNYEEGAMSRPSYDDRPAPSYEGGAMSRSHFDTPEIPAHSGYNDGPPARPSYGGSRDPDPGYGGGFQDSNFGNGPGYGASSGGADYRDSMRDEPGYRGSSRGHDSSGGGSGMPYNRGHGLMGAWEDNAGPQIPPAAPAPPRDSHHSMPAPRGPGGGGGMMDRAPERDRGMDSLPPQRGSTDIIGAVNQLTQMANPESEIALNILNAVLRKPQPERRSRWDDEPAPKMRRSDWAGARDSHHGEAMRPPPQPRKFPPSDRHHARQTWEGQGSQQVWANRPVSLIAHEQYSRKVLKPRRGKARPETSREATRGPAKDQRRPRSDSETAATTPGTAQGHKGAASDPTQSASGEEMAVATVDSHIPPGIPARLYVPNDVLLCHMCDINKFGSVGTYLRHLELPEHYEASRAFHAVGAAVMELLLIEAKLASLRAGEPGYSQYHKCRRCQVFANLKEHNNSLEHLLVSHFMKVRCCKRPFATRAELEEHKLSLHHYRFVQKHGVAEPVLTKDEEAEKQRKEDEALQVLEEVHRKQVNKEEPPLTSATLPPFDPEKPVGLHLIHRRSFYKCAVCPENKLKLTNEMLVKTHFHSVTHHNNLNSYAREVFEAKRKLKEEKKALEEKKKEEEKKTTKAIEGKEEKDEKKVKTEEEKTKEEKDDAVKKEVKEEEEEEEMEHDGLPDDDVSMMELEAGEGEEQEEEEEDEGEEQEHQEGEKEEEEEEEEQEQQEEEEEKKADDVVEVPNGKDEGDRGAKVNGGVPAVKTSPAKTPAPPTAIKKPTPVSAKPTTPQAVPKPITQSTPKSTPQGILKPTTPQTAVGAKTTPQPSPAAKGGPQAAKTTPQTKPATPQSPGVKTPAQATAKALTPQSPQATKPATPQSPQVSKAATPMPPGVKGILRASPATRSTPQSPAATKTTPQSPAAAKVTPQTPAAAKVTPQSPAAAKVTPQSPAAAKVTPQSPAAAKTAPQPPPAAKTTPQSPPAAKTTPQAPAVTKTTPQAPAVTKTTPQAPAVTKTTPQAPAVTKTTPQAPAVTKTTPQAPAVTKTTPQAPAVTKPTPQAPAATKPTPQAPAATKPTPQAPAATKPTPQAPTPATKTPTSTPAATPTPVKATPTPSAIPAKSTPTTRGTAIRGTPRGRGRARGRGRGGNK, from the exons ATGCCGAGCCACTACCATTCAGACTACAGCTTCGGCTcttcaggaggagggggaggaggaggaggaggatacag GGGCAGCACCTCCAGAATGGGGGCCACGGTTGACTATGGCCACCACAGCATGGGAGGGGCTCGGGGCACTGGGTACTCCTCAGGGTCATCCATCTCTGCCTCAAG GTACCGTGATGGCGGCgggggaggtggcggtggcggcggtggcatgtacggcagtggtggaggtggcggaggaggcggTGACTATGGCATGAGCAGGGGTgaccgcagtggtggtggtggtggtggcggtgctggaagtggaggtggtgctggAGGCCTCATGCCGTATCCATCCTCATCCTACTCTGGCTCTCTGGGACGGCCGGGCAGCCCCAGCCTCCCCTCAGGCGGCCAGGGCTACTCCAGCTCATCGTCACGGCCGAGTTACGACGCACCGCCCATCTCTCGCTCCACGTACGGCGAAAACACCTTCTCCTCGCGCTCCTCCTTCGACGGTGGTATGTCACGCTCGTCGTACAGCGCCCCGTCACGATCCAGCTATGACAAGAGTTCATCGTCGCGGTCAAACTATGATTCTGCCCCCAGGCCAAGCTACGAAAGCTCTGCTCCTCGCCCTGGCTACGGCGGGGGTGCCTCTCGCCCTGACTACGACTCTGGGGGTCCCGCACGCTCCCGCTTCGATGAGAGTGCCGGGCCACGCGGGAACTACGAAGAAGGTGCCATGTCGCGGCCCAGCTATGATGACAGGCCTGCCCCAAGCTACGAAGGTGGTGCCATGTCTCGCTCACACTTCGACACACCCGAGATCCCTGCCCACTCCGGCTACAATGACGGCCCACCCGCCCGCCCCAGCTACGGCGGCTCTCGCGACCCTGATCCTGGCTATGGGGGCGGCTTCCAGGACTCAAACTTTGGCAACGGGCCGGGCTATGGTGCGTCATCCGGGGGCGCTGACTACAGGGACAGCATGAGGGATGAACCAGGCTACAGGGGCTCTAGCAGGGGCCATGACAGCTCTGGAGGTGGCTCTGGCATGCCCTATAAcag GGGCCACGGGTTAATGGGTGCTTGGGAGGACAATGCAGGGCCACAGATTCCCCCGGCGGCCCCAGCTCCACCCAGGGACAGCCACCACTCCATGCCAGCCCCCAGAGGTCCCGGCGGGGGTGGCGGCATGATGGACCGAGCACCAGAGAGGGACAGGGGCATGGACAGCCTTCCGCCACAACGTGGATCAACGGACATCATTGGGGCGGTGAACCAGCTGACGCAGATGGCCAACCCAGAGTCTGAGATTGCTCTGAATATCCTGAACGCTGTGCTGAGGAAG CCCCAGCCTGAGCGCCGATCCAGGTGGGATGACGAGCCAGCCCCTAAGATGAGGCGCAGTGACTGG GCTGGGGCCCGAGACTCTCACCACGGCGAAGCCATGcgtccgccgccacagccacgcaAGTTCCCCCCGTCGGACCGCCACCACGCCCGGCAGACCTGGGAGGGCCAGGGCTCCCAGCAGGTCTGGGCCAACCGCCCGGTGTCCCTCATTGCCCACGAACAGTACAGTCGGAAGGTTCTCAAGCCCAGGCGCGGCAAGGCCCGGCCAGAGACCAGCCGGGAGGCCACCCGGGGCCCCGCCAAGGACCAGCGCAGACCACGCAGCGACTCAGAGACAGCGGCCACCACGCCAGGGACGGCACAGGGCCACAAGGGGGCCGCCTCAGACCCCACCCAGAG TGCGTCGGGCGAGGAGATGGCCGTCGCTACGGTTGATTCCCACATCCCACCAGGCATCCCCGCG CGTCTGTATGTGCCCAACGATGTGCTTCTCTGCCACATGTGCGATATCAACAAATTCGGCAGCGTTGGG ACATACCTCCGCCACCTGGAGCTGCCCGAGCACTACGAGGCATCGCGTGCCTTCCATGCCGTGGGTGCCGCCGTCATGGAGCTGCTGCTCATCGAGGCAAAG CTGGCCTCCCTGCGTGCCGGCGAGCCTGGCTACTCCCAGTACCACAAGTGCCGTCGGTGCCAGGTGTTCGCCAACCTGAAGGAGCACAACAACAGTCTGGAGCACCTGCTGGTCTCACACTTCATGAAGGTGCGCTGCTGCAAGCGTCCCTTTGCCACGCGCGCCGAGCTGGAGGAGCACAAGCTGTCCCTCCACCACTACCGCTTTGTGCAGAAACACGGCGTGGCAGAGCCGGTGCTGACcaaggacgaggaggcggagaagCAGCGCAAGGAGGATGAGGCGCTGCAGGTGCTGGAGGAGGTGCACCGCAAGCAGGTCAACAAGGAGGAGCCGCCACTAACATCCGCCACCCTGCCGCCCTTTGACCCTGAGAAGCCtgtcg GCCTGCACCTCATCCACCGTCGGTCGTTCTACAAGTGTGCCGTGTGCCCTGAGAACAAGCTGAAGCTGACCAACGAGATGCTTGTCAAGACACACTTCCACTCCGTCACCCACCACAACAACCTCAACTCCTATGCTCGGGAGGTCTTT GAGGCTAAGAGgaagctgaaggaggagaagaaagccctggaggagaagaagaaggaggaggaaaagaagacgaccAAGgccatagaagggaaggaggagaaggacgagaagaaggtgaagacagaagaggaaaagacaaaggaggaaaag GATGATGCTGTGAAGAaggaagttaaggaggaggaggaggaggaggagatggagcatGATGGACTCCCAGATGATGACGTTTCGATGATGGAGTTGGAAGCTGGTGAAGgcgaggagcaagaagaggaagaggaggatgaaggagaggagcaggaacaccaggaaggagagaaggaggaggaggaggaggaggaagaacaagagcagcaggaggaggaggaggagaagaaagcagaTGATGTGGTGGAAGTTCCCAATGGAAAGGACGAGGGTGACAG GGGGGCCAAGGTGAACGGAGGAGTGCCAGCCGTCAAGACATCACCCGCCAAGACTCCAGCACCTCCAACAGCCATCAAGAAACCTACTCCAGTCTCTGCCAAACCCACTACTCCTCAAGCTGTCCCTAAACCCATCACACAAAGCACTCCCAAGTCCACTCCTCAAGGCATCCTCAAACCCACCACTCCCCAGACTGCCGTAGGAGCCAAGACCACACCCCAACCATCGCCTGCAGCTAAGGGTGGTCCACAAGCTGCCAAAACCACCCCACAAACCAAGCCTGCCACGCCGCAATCTCCCGGAGTCAAGACCCCGGCTCAAGCCACTGCCAAGGCCCTCACACCACAGTCACCGCAAGCCACGAAACCCgccacaccacagtcaccacaAGTCTCGAAAGCGGCCACACCGATGCCCCCAGGTGTGAAGGGGATACTGAGGGCCTCACCAGCGACCAGGAGCACTCCACAATCCCCTGCAGCTACCAAGACTACACCACAATCCCCTGCAGCTGCCAAGGTGACTCCACAAACCCCTGCAGCTGCCAAG GTAACTCCACAATCCCCTGCAGCTGCCAAGGTAACTCCACAATCCCCTGCAGCTGCCAAGGTGACTCCACAATCCCCTGCAGCTGCCAAGACAGCTCCACAACCCCCTCCAGCTGCCAAGACAACTCCACAATCCCCTCCAGCTGCCAAGACAACTCCACAAGCACCAGCAGTGACCAAGACAACTCCACAAGCACCAGCAGTGACCAAGACAACTCCACAAGCGCCAGCAGTGACCAAGACCACTCCACAAGCCCCAGCAGTGACCAAGACCACTCCACAAGCACCAGCAGTGACCAAGACCACTCCACAAGCCCCAGCAGTGACCAAGACCACTCCACAAGCCCCAGCTGTGACCAAACCCACTCCACAAGCCCCAGCAGCGACCAAACCCACTCCACAAGCCCCAGCAGCGACCAAACCCACTCCACAAGCCCCAGCAGCGACAAAACCCACTCCACAAGCACCCACACCAGCTACAAAGACCCCGACATCAACCCCAgcagccacacccacacccgtCAAGGCTACACCCACTCCCTCGGCCATCCCTGCCAAGTCCACGCCCACGACCAGAGGCACAGCGATCCGAGGCACACCCCGCGGCAGAGGCAGGGCTCGTGGGCGCGGCCGTGGcggaaataaataa